One Ignavibacteria bacterium genomic window carries:
- a CDS encoding response regulator transcription factor, whose protein sequence is MEKIKLIITDDHKMFREGIKNILNDYEDIEVLSEAGSGEELLEKLTQQTADVILMDINMPGISGIETSKIIKKKYPETFILALSTSDDDNYIIEMLNTGAKGYVLKSTGIEELVSAIKTVAKGDSYFCKEASEVILNQFTKSKENKKSKSSSEVPLTDREIEILKLIAEGLTNKEIADRLFISIRTVDTHRRNLHQKLNIKNTAGLINYAVKHKIIDLN, encoded by the coding sequence ATGGAAAAAATAAAATTAATCATTACCGACGACCATAAGATGTTTCGCGAAGGAATAAAAAATATATTAAATGACTATGAGGATATAGAAGTATTGTCTGAAGCCGGCTCGGGAGAGGAATTACTTGAAAAACTGACTCAGCAAACAGCGGACGTGATTCTTATGGACATTAACATGCCCGGCATAAGCGGTATTGAAACATCAAAAATAATTAAAAAGAAATATCCCGAAACATTTATACTTGCATTATCAACTTCTGATGACGATAACTATATAATTGAAATGCTTAACACCGGAGCAAAGGGATATGTATTAAAAAGCACCGGCATTGAAGAATTGGTATCGGCAATAAAAACGGTTGCAAAAGGAGACAGTTATTTCTGCAAAGAAGCCTCGGAGGTCATACTTAACCAATTCACCAAGTCAAAGGAAAATAAAAAAAGCAAGTCTTCTTCTGAAGTTCCACTTACTGACAGGGAAATAGAAATATTAAAATTAATTGCAGAAGGGTTAACTAATAAAGAAATTGCCGACCGGTTATTTATCAGCATAAGAACTGTCGATACTCACCGCCGAAACCTTCATCAAAAGTTAAATATCAAAAATACCGCAGGGTTAATAAATTATGCTGTTAAACACAAAATTATTGATTTAAATTGA
- a CDS encoding Crp/Fnr family transcriptional regulator: METLNEVIYREIPSELSFDNENLNYEKIKFEKNQDIFKENVFPVGLFYVKTGKVKIFKISPDGKEKILRIMKTGDFVGYKDLILRDRYTYYASAFENTTLYFIPKDSFYNLLNHNTVNLFFMNLLSEELSDTENELLNLSYKPVKGRLVDALLTLDDNSHSITISREELAGFVGSATETVIRLLSELRKQNLISIKGRMIQVVNTPGLNRISSIYN; this comes from the coding sequence ATGGAAACATTAAATGAAGTAATTTACAGAGAAATCCCTTCTGAGCTTAGCTTTGACAATGAAAATTTAAATTATGAAAAAATTAAATTCGAAAAAAACCAGGATATCTTTAAGGAAAATGTTTTTCCCGTAGGTTTATTTTATGTCAAAACAGGAAAAGTAAAAATTTTTAAAATCTCACCGGACGGTAAAGAAAAAATCCTGCGAATAATGAAAACGGGAGACTTTGTTGGATATAAGGATTTAATTTTGCGTGACCGTTATACTTATTACGCTTCTGCATTTGAGAATACTACACTCTATTTCATCCCTAAAGATAGTTTTTACAATCTGCTTAATCATAATACAGTAAATTTATTTTTTATGAACTTGCTTTCTGAAGAATTAAGCGATACGGAAAATGAGCTTTTGAATCTTTCATATAAGCCGGTTAAGGGGCGTCTTGTTGATGCACTGCTTACGCTTGATGATAACTCACATTCAATTACAATATCAAGAGAAGAGCTGGCGGGATTCGTCGGTTCGGCAACTGAAACTGTTATACGCTTACTTTCGGAATTAAGAAAACAAAATTTAATTTCCATAAAAGGCAGAATGATTCAGGTTGTTAATACGCCGGGCTTAAATAGAATCAGTTCAATATATAATTAA